TACAAACTCTGCATCCTCAAGGATATATATTAGTCGGTATGAGTCTGTTTCATTTAAAGTAAGTTTACCCTTTAGACGAATAGGCTTCTTTGTATATTCGATTGGGTTTTTCATTTGAATCTCTGCCACAGACTCGGGGCCACCAATTCCACAGAAAAAGCAAGCCTCAACAGGAAGAGAAGAAAGCACAAAATGATCCGCTTTGAATGCACCTTCAATACCATCCAATGGAATAATATAGCCTGGCAATATAACTGTTTTACCAGCTAAAGCCTTCGTTTCTGCACTGAATACAGGTACACTAATATCTCCATAGGCGTCTTTTGTAGTCTTATAGGTAACTTTGGATAATGTTACCCATTCATTAGAAGTCAGGCGCTTTCCACCCTGTGCCATAATAAATTCCGAATAGATACAAGTCAAAAGAAATACTACCATCCCAAAAAATACTCTTTTAAAAGAATTAAGCTGCAGATGAAGGTTTGTCATAATAGTATATGTTTTATCCAGCAATAAATATATAGTTAGTATAAATATGAATATTGTAATTTTTAAATATAATTTTTTACTTAACTCATTTTGCTATAATATTAAATTCGGCCTATTAATTTAAAATAAAAATTTAATACTAATTACAACAAAATATCACATATAAAATTTTGCATTTCACTTTAAAAATACAATATTAGCACTATCAAATAAAATCAACTCGAATCAAACGAATTTCTCTCATAAGAGCCGCATGACAGAGATATGTTTGTAGTAATATAGAATGCACTTTATGCTATTTTGTGTATTCTCTCTATCAGTAATTACCTTTTTCTTTTAAGTCAGAAACTGTCCGGAAGTTATCCAACTTCTGTCAGTATATAACTCGGCTGGGCTTGCCGTATCGGGATATTGCGGCTCATTTCGGTTGGCAAGCCATAGTCGGGCATTAGGATAGTATACAAATAAGGAGCAACCCTATTCCCTGATTCTTACAATCAAACCAAACAAAAGCGCTTTTATGAGTAGCAAAGCATGATTACTGTTTATACTCATACTGCATTTCCTAAATCTTAAAAAACTTTTTGTTTCCTATGCTTACTTCATCTATCAATCGTCGGCAATGGCTTAAATTAGGAGCAATGTTTACTACAGGCGCAGCACTAGGTACGTCCTTGAATGCATCTGGCATGTCTCAACGCAAAAAATTCCTGGCAGATATTCCTGCTATTAAAGCCCGGTTGTCTGCCAATGAAAATCCATTTGGTCCTTCAGAAAAGGCAAAAAAGGCATTGATGCAAGCTGTTCCTGACAGTTATCTCTATCCCAGAGAGTCATTGATGCAATTACGAAAGCTTATTGCTCAGGAAGAAGGTGTAAGTGAAGATTCTATATTACTTGGAGCTGGATCAGGGGGGCTTCTTACAGGCACCGCCTTATACTTTGCATTCAAAGCAGGCTCAGATAGTCATATTTTATCAGGCGACCCTAGCTATATGCAGTTGGTACGTGCAGCTACTCAGGTAGGTTGTGGCTGGGAAAAAGTATCTTTAACAAAAGATTACGATTATGACTATGATTCCCTTTCAGCAAAGGTGACAGACAAAACATCGCTTGTTTATATCTGCAACCCCAATAATCCAACAGGTATTGTCTCCAACTCTCAGAAGCTTATGGCCTTTTGCGAATCTGTTTCTCCAAAGAAACCCATCTTTATAGATGAAGCCTATATCGACTATGCAGATGATCCGAAAAAGACTACCATGATGGAATGTGTACGCAAAGGTCAGAATGTGCTGATTGCCCGCACATTTTCAAAAGTACATGGTTTTGCAGGACTACGTATCGGATATTTAGTGGCTAAACCTGAAACTATTAAAGAGATTAGCAAATTCACTCCTGGACCAAGTGCCATCAGTGCAACATCTGCACAGGCTGCTCTTGCCAGTTATCAGGATAAGGAATTTATCAAATATTCAATTGCAAAGAATAATGAATGTAAAGCATTTCTCTACAAAGTTTTAAAAGAACAAGGATACAACTATTTACCATCAGCTACCAATTTTGTTTTCTTCCCTATTAAAATGGATGGTAAACGATTTTTAGAGGAAATGAGCAAACGTGGTGTTAGCATTCGTACAGAATGGCAATATGCAGGCCAAAACTGGTGCCGTGTAAGCCTTGGTACCATGGAACAGATGAAGATGTTTGCAGATGCATTCAAAGAGATTGCATAATAAAGTAAATCCGTGTTATTATAGATTATAACAAGATAACAATAGATAAGCCCATGAATAGCACATTCGCTCTCATTCATGGGCTTATGTGCTTAAACACACATACAAAAAGCTTTACTAACTATAAGGTTCTCTTATTTCACTATTAACAATAGTCACACACTATCACACACAAACTCTATCAAAATAGTATACTACTCATCACACAAACAACAAAATAATATTTCGCATTTCAATATCAGAATTTGGGCATTGTTTCGAATTGCAGTATTTTTGATTGTTTCGGAGATTGTCTATAATATTCTTGCATTTCCATAAACCAAACCTAAATCAAAACATCCTAAAACCATATGTCTGCATCATTTACCCGACGTGATTGGCTAAAAGCCAGTGTTGCTCTCACTGCTGGTGCTGCGTTTAGTGGCATCACTCCTCAAGAAGTTGCAGCAGCTACGGCTGATTTTCGTCGTCTTCGAATGAGTCGTGAAGCACAAATCGCGGCTGACATGCCAGTTATTAAAGCTAGGCTATTTGCGAATGAAAATCCCTGGGGACCTTCAGAGAAGGTAAAGAATGCTATTACAGGTGCACTAAACGATAGCTATATGTATCCGTTTATGGCGCAACGCCAGTTTGTACAGATGATAGCAAAAGAAGAAGGTATTACACCTGATCATATTATAGTGGGTGCAGGTTCTAGCGAGATGTTAATGGCTGCAGCTATGTATTATAGTAAAAAAGGGGGTGACATTATCTCTGCAGATCCAACGTATGATTATTTAATGGAAATGGCAGCAGGCTGGGGCGCCAACTGGGTGAAAGTTCCTTTAACTAAAGACTATACACATGATTTGGATGCAATGGAAAAACGTGTAGGCTCCAATACCCGCCTTATGTATGTTTGTAACCCCAACAATCCTACAGGTACTATTGTACAGACTGAAAAACTTCGGTCATTCTGTGAATCAGTTTCCCGTAAAGTACCTGTATTTATAGATGAGGCATATATTGACTATCTTGGCGATATAAAACAACATTCCATGGTAGAGTGTGTACGTAAAGGACAGAATGTAATTGTTGCTCGCACTTTCTCAAAAGTACATGGTTTTGCAGGATTACGCGTTGGATATCTGATAGCCAAACCTGAAATCATAAAAGAACTGGAAAAATTGTATACAGGAGGGATGGATATGTCTTCGTTATCAATACAAGGGGCAATGGTTAGCTATCAGGATAAAGAATTTCCAAAGCAGGTGGTACAGAAAACAACACAATCCCGAGAGTTCTTATACAAGACATTAAAAGATGAAGGATATGAATATGTGCCATCCTATGCCAACTTCGTTATCTTTCCAGTAAAAATGGATGCCAAAAAATTTACAGAAGAAATGATGAAGCGAGGAGTAGGTGTACGTAACTGGCAGTTCAATAACAAGCAATGGTGCCGTATCAGTATTGGTACTATGGAACAAATGCAAATCTTTGCACAAGCCTTCAAGGAGATCAGTTAGTAATTACAAAAATCCCCTGTTGTGTGTAACAGGGGATTTTTGTAATTACCGTTTTGCAAAGTCTTTTTCCCCTGCCTTGATAGGGATATCCAAAAAGTTCTGAGCTGGAGGGATAGGACAAGAATAATTGGCATTGTATGTACAAAATGGATTATAGGCAAAATTAAAATCTATAACAACCTTTGCTTTTTCCTCTTTCCAGTCTATATCCAGATATCGTCCCCCACCATATGTATCAAACCCATTCGTTTTGTCATTGAAAGGCAAAAACAACCGATTCTTATCGCCATCATCACTCGATTTTAAAAGAAGTAATTTGTGTTGCTTCCCTCCTAACTGAAAAATAGCATAAGCATACCGAATCATATATTCTGTTGTCCCATCTGTACGTCCTACTCTTAAACGAGTGGTATCTTTGATCAGATTTATATCTGCGTTGATCCTAAATGCCTGATCTGGAGGAAAGTAATTGAGTTTAGTAAACACCTCTTTGTTTTGGATGGGCGAGTCAGGTGACTCTTTAAAAAACTCATCTTTTTCAACACGGAACTTAATGAGTTCACTTATATAAGAGTCTTTCTTGCCTGTAAAGACAAATGTATATACCAGTACAAGTACTACAATAGCAACAACGCCAAAGAAATATATTTTACCTGCATTCATAGATTCATTTTTCTGCAATGATACAAATGAATTTCATATGATAACATTTGCTAAAAATAATGTTATAGAATCCCTTCATCAGCAAAACTAAAATAGCTTTTTTCTGTAATAATTACATGATCCAGAACAGGTATCTCAAGATACTTACCAGCCTCTTTAAGTTTGTGTGTCAAATCTTTATCAGCTTGACTAGGTTTTAGATTTCCGGATGGATGATTATGTACCAGAATAATAGAGCTTGCCAGGTTTTCCAGAGCGGTTTTGAAGATCAGTTTTGGGTCCGCTACTGTGCCGGACACTCCTCCTACACTAATCTGAACCTTCTTCATTACAACATTGGATCGGTTTAATAACACCACCCAAAACTCCTCATGCAAAAGGTCCAGCAAATGGGAATGCATAATAGTAAAGACATCCTTCGAAGAAGTGATAACCTGTCTTTGAGGTAATTCACTATCTTTCCTTCGTCTACCAAGCTCTAATGCTGCAACAATAGTAATGGCTTTTGCCTCACCAATTCCTTTAAACTTTTCTAGGTCTTTTATAGAAAGCTTAGCCAGACTGGTCAGATTATTGTCAACACTACTCAGAATCTGTTTAGCAAGATCAACTGCACTTAAAGAAACCGTTCCTGACCCTAACAAAATTCCAATTAATTCAGCATCAGACAGAGCAGCTTTGCCTTTTAGCAACAGTTTCTCTCGTGGGCGATCCTCTTCGGCCCAGCTTAGTATTTTAGTTGTAGAAATTGGATCAATCATCGGAAAAGTTAAAAAATGAAAACTGTATTTTATCCGACAATCACTATAAATAGTAACCTATACCTGAGCAAATACGCTTTTTATTGAGGTCAACTTAGTACAAAAAACAAAAAGCCTTGCATAAAAACACAAGGCTCATAGAATATCTTATAAGAAATGCAATTAGGCAGCAGCCAATCCACTCACAAACTTTGCCAATTTAGATTTCTTATTGGAAGCATTGTTTTTATGAATGATGTTTTTCTTAGCCAGTTTATCCAGCATAGAAGCAACTTTCTTATAAAGTTCCTGCGCTTCTACCGCATCTTTTGTCTCTCTCAATTTCTTGATAAACGTACGGGTAGTTTTTGCCTGGAAACGGTTTCTTAGACGTTTCGCTTCGTTTGCGCGGATTCTTTTAATCGCTGACTTATGATTTGCCATTGTATGTATAACTAATAATAAAACGCTTGTTCTGAAAAGGACTGCAAATATAGAGCACTTATCTTTAACTCCCAAATAATTATCTAAAAAAATCTAATTTTATATTACACCATTTCAGATAATACGTAAGCGTTTGCCTATCTTTTTATATGCTTCCAGAATACGAGACAAATGACTGCCTTCTAAGGAAGCCATAAGGCTTGTGCGTAGCATAGCTCTTCCTGGTGGAATAGCAGGAGCTATAAATACATTCACGAATATCCCTTCATCATATAATCCCTGCCAAAGTTGACAGGCTTTTGCATCATCATAAAGCAGAACAGGGACAATAGCAGTTTGTCCATCAGGAACATCATATCCCATTTGCTGAAGCCCTGTACGAATTACCTTAGCATTAAAGTGGAGTTTTCGGATTAGTTCTGGCTCTGTTTGCAGCACATGCAAAGCTGCCAGAGCAGCGGCTGTTGCAGATGCAGAAGGAGAACAACTAAACATGAAAGCAGAAGATTCATGTTTCAGATAATCTATTACTCGTTTCTCTCCTGCCACAAACCCGCCAATAGATGCTAATGTCTTAGAGAATGTAGAAAACACCAGATCCACTTCATGATTTAATCCATAATGATTAGCTGTACCCCTACCTCCTTCTCCTAGAACGCCAAAGGAATGTGCGTCATCAATAAGAACCTGAGCATGGTATTTTTTGGCAAGAGAACACAATTGATCCAGAGGTACTATATCACCAAATGTACTGAAGACTCCATCTGTGACAATAATCTTTCCAGCCTTTGCAGGAACACGTTGTAATCGTTTCTCCAGGTCCTCCATATCGTTGTGATGATACCGAACAACAGGTGCATTCAAAGCACCTCTTGCCAATAACATACCAGCTACAATACTCGCATGGTTCTCATGGTCTGAAAAAATATAATCGCTTCGACCAACTAACGGAAATAAAACGCCCTGACTTGTTTGATAACCGGTTGAAAAAAGTAAAGCAGCTTCTTTCCCTATAAATTTTGCCAGCTTCATTTCCAACTCATTATGCAAGTCAAGAGTTCCTGTCAGGAATCGGGAACCCGAACTACTGGTTCCGTATTGCTCTATAGCTTTAATAGCTGCCTCTTTTACCTGAGGATGAGTAGTTAACCCAAGATAATTATTAGAACCTGCCATTACTATCTTACGGCCTTCCATAATTACCTCAGGTCCCTCACTTTCCTGAATGGCCCGAAAGTAAGGATAAATACCTGTGTTCCGAAGCTGATCAGCCTTGGTTACGGCATAGCATTTATCAAAAATGCTTCCTCTATACTCTAAACCTTCTGGAGTACCATGAGCCATATATAAACAAAGCAAAATAGAAAAATAACCTATCTCCTACATCCTAAAGATGTAACTTTGATTAAATATACTGAATAGACTCAATAATCTCCATTATATAGTAAATTTTATATGGATTGTCTATAGAGGAACAAAACAATTTCATTCAAACATTATTACTAGTCTGGCGAATAAGGCTCAGACCACCCATAAAAAACAGAAAGCCAACTACAAAAGGAACTAACGATTCCCATTTAGAAACAGAAAGCCCTAAAACAGCTTTACCATCAGATAAAAAGGCAACACAAGCAAATAAGACCATGACAATTCCTAAGACTGTCAATACAGAACCAAAAACTTTCTTTAAATCCAGATCCATAAAACAAGATTGTTTAACAATGAAACAGGTAACTCAATCCTGTTCTGTTATCTAGTTATTCACAGGAGAAAGTCCCAATTTTTTTCCTGTAGAAAGCATAAAACTGTATGCCTCATCCCAATCATTCCGTAATTTACCATCTAGAATAGCTTCACGAATAGCAGTTTTGATTTCCCCAACTTCCCGGGAAGGCGCAAGCCCAAAAGTTTCCATAATTATCTCACCTGTTATAACAGGCTGAAAATTGCGAATACGGTCTCGTGCTTCTACTTCCTGTAGCTTCTGCTCAACTTTATTAAAGTTCTGAATGTGTTTCTTTACTTTTTCATGATTTTTGGAAGTAATATCTGCCCTACATAACATCATCAGTGCTTCCAGATCTTCACCAGAATCAAATAACAACCTTCGTAAAGCAGAATCTGTAATGGTCTCTTTCACCAAGGCAATAGGACGCAGGTGTAATCGCACTAACTTCTGAACAAATCGCATCTTTTCATTCATAGGAAGTTTCATTCTACGAAATATATTTGGAACCATACGGGCTCCGGCATCTTCGTGTCCATGAAATGTCCATCCTACACGAGCATCAAAGCGCTTGGTAGCCGGTTTAGCAATATCATGTAGAATAGCCGCCCAGCGTAACCACAAGTCATTGGAATTCTTAGATACATTATCAAGAACTTGTAGTGTATGATAAAAGTTATCTTTATGCCCTTTTCCATCTTGTGTTTCCACTCCTTGCAAAGCCACCAACTCAGGAAATATATATTGTAGCAAACCACAGTGATACAACAGTTTAAAACCATAGGAAGGTGTAGAAGATAAAACAATCTTATTTAGTTCATCTATAATTCGTTCCTGTGAGATAATACGAATACGATCCTTCATTTTTTGAATGGCGTCAAAAGAATCTGGGTCTATATCAAAACTAAGTTGTGAAGCAAAACGTATAGCCCGCATCATTCGTAATGGATCATCCGAAAAGGTTACGTCTGGTGTTAATGGAGTACGAATCATCTTTCTTTTGAGATCCCCTACTCCATCAAATGGATCTATCAATGCACCAAGATCTCTCCTGTTCAAACTAATAGCTAATGCATTAATAGTAAAATCCCGTCTGTTTTGATCGTCTTCCAAAGTTCCATTTTCTACAATAGGCTTACGCGAATCACGCTGATAAGACTCTTTTCTGGCACCAACAAATTCGACATCCCAATCTTCAACATTTACATGTGCTGTACCAAAATTCTTGAAAATAGAAATCTGTGTATTATTATCTACAGTTTCACTTAACTTTTGAGCCAGGTGAATCCCATTTCCATCCCCAATACATACCACATCTATGTCTTTACATGGTCGATCCAATAATAAATCCCTGACAAAACCACCTACTACATAGCTTTCAATGCCTGTTTTCTGGGCGATTTCAGACAATCGTTTTAAAATAGGATTCGTATATATAATTTCTGCGAAGTTCATCTCTGATTTGGTAAATAAAAATGCTAAAAGAGTGTATTCCTGCAAACCATGGGCATATTTTTTTCGTAGTGTGCAGAAGTCATCTGCTTCAAGTAAATGCTTTAGTGCTCAAAGATACTACTTCTGAGGATAATTTTGGGTAAATGCCTCAAAGCTCATCTGGATTTATATACCGTTCACAGGCTTAAAAAAAGCTTTCGTCTAAAAAGTACGGATGTAAGATTTTGCAGCATTTACCTTTTTATCTATAGAAGTATAAATAGATGTTAGAGATAACAAACTATTATCAATAAACACAAAACATTGATATATAGAATTTTAACATTTATCCATAATTAAAATACAATATATACTTTAACATAAGATGCTTCAACCAGTGAATAGAATTAAAATTGGAGTTTCCTTGGTATTTGCTGCTTCCGTAGCTTTAGCCGTAGCCATAAGCACGATAATTGGTCTTGTTTGTTTTTCGCTTGCCAATTATTAAGCTTTCTGATGTAATGGGACTCTTGATTATTTTTCAAGAAATACAAGAGGTATAGAGCCGTATAACAATATTTAAAATAAAAAAAGCCTGTATTGTAAGTACAGGCTTTTTCTATTTGTATAACACTCAGAACAACAATAAACAAAAAGCCCCTTACTTTGACATAAGGGGCTTTCGAAAGGCCATTTATATATAAAAGGATTATTTATATTAAGCCAATTGAACGTTAACTGCGTTCGGACCTTTTCTTCCTTGTTGCACTTCAAAGGTAACTTTATCGTTTTCTTTGATTTCGTCAATCAAGCCCGAAACGTGAACGAAGATGTCTTCATTAGAACTGTCAGATTTAATGAAGCCGAATCCTTTCGTTTCATTAAAAAATTTTACTGTACCAGATTGCATTTTTTTATTTTTTGTGAAAAAGGTAAAGTACAAACCTAAATAAACTTTTTTATTATTCCAAGATAAACTTGCGATTTCTCCAATATTTATCATTTACCAATCTGTCTCCGAGAAAATAGTTATTTGTTTCCCTAACACACAAAAAGGACTGTATTAATTTATATCAACTTAGTTATACAATCTATCCTATAGTTGGGTATAGACCCGTCTCTTTTAATAAATGGCAGTTGAACTGAAAGCAAATTAATGCATAATTAAAATAGAGCTGTTACCTGCATGCTGCCAATATGGACTACATTCTGGGTACCAGATTTTCGGCCGTTATAGCCTAAATTTACCTGTAATCCATTGGCAAGTCGCTGTTGCCAGTTTAGATTCCATGTCCAGTTGGTACCAGGGCTTAGAGCTTCCAGCAATTCATATCCAACAGAAGTACTTGCATCACCCTTGAAGTTAATTCTTACCCAACGTAATGCCGTTGTTATAGTATGTTTGGAAGCTCTGGCCCATCTTACCTCTGTAGAAAGAGAATGAATACGTGAACTCTCATCCACTTCCTTATTCTGCACATTTTTCTTAAAAGAATAACTATACACACCCGCGATTCTGAAAGTTGAAAGTGGCTGAAAAGCAAGCTCCGGGCTTATCTGTCGCCCGACAACTTCATAGTTGCGGGCTGTTAGTAAATTAGACTCACTAATTGTTTGTTTTTGTACCAATGTATTTTTAAGACTAAATACTTTGCTGAGATTCATTTTTGCATTTAATCTCCATTCTGTTTTTTGTACCAGTTCAAAATTGTCACCATCATCTGTACGCCCTGAAAGTAGCTGTTTAGAGATAGTTTTCAGATATCCGATATCTCCTCCATATTTCGGATTAGTCCGATTATAAAACAATGTACTTCGTAAAGACTCCTGAACTGAAACAATATCTGCAGCCCTCACATCTTGTCCAACAGGTAGCAATCTTTTCACTAAACCATTATTAGTAGTCTGTTGATTAATTGTCCAGGCAGATACAGATGAAAAACGGGCAAGCGTTCTAAAAATACTATTGCCAGCTTTCCACTTCACCGGCGGTGTTATATTAAGTCTATAACTCATATTCTGAGCAAATGCCTGAATGTAATCACTGGTAGCTACAAAATATTTTGCATATTGCTTTTCATCAGGGTTTACAGCTTCATAAAACTCATTCAATTGCTGAACGCCATCACCATTATCATCTCTCCAAGTATGTGTGCCTTGTCCCAATGGAACTGGCAAATAAACATATTCTCTTTTAGGTACTAGTCCCGAAGAATTGGTTAAAGAAAATTCAGAACGTATACTCTTTTTTAACCAATAGCTATTCCAGTCTACCCGCCCCATAATAGTTTCACTATTTTTCAGTCCCAGACTTGTATTCTGAACTTCCAGCAATCGATAGGTTAAGTTAAGCTGTAATGTATTTTGTGATCTCTGGTTAGTCAGAAACTTCATATTCGCAGTACGGGCAAATGTACTTTTATACAACCTGCCTTCAAAGGGCAGGTAATCCTGTCGTAACGCAAAGTCGAGTTGAAGGTGAGCTTTCAATGAATCGCCATTTCGAAGAAAGAAACGATTTTCCTCAAAGTTAGTAGTAGTTGATATAACAGAGTCAGCAATTATTCTGCTTATAATGCGGTTCTTATCCATGCTGAAAGCATATCCGGGAGATAAATATTTACCTTTGTATTCTATAATTGTTTGCAGTCTTTGCCAGTCAGTCCATTTTTCCTGTTGTCTGGAATACATCCAAAAACCATTGGCAGTTAATTGTAATCGTCTTATCTGCTTAGAAATATCTAACCGATGCTGATGTCCATTTAAAATGCCTGATCGGTCTCTATGATTAAAGCGATATACCAATTGATCACTGGAAGCTGACGGAGTAAAAGATGAAGAAGGAACAGGATTAATAGCAGGTATAGCAGCAGGTGTTGTTAATAGATCTTTCGTCAGTTCATCATTGACCGGATTTCCGTTCAGTTTAACAGGTTGATTAAAGTTAATATTTTTACGTATACCTACTAATACACTGGTAATATGATCTTTGGTGGCTGTAGTATCTGTGAGAGTCCAATCATTATCAAAATTCACATCTCTGAACCGATCTATTGCATAAAATGTACGACTATCTTGCTCATAGGACACATTACCCCACCATTCCAACTTCGGCATAAATGGAATAGCCTTTCCATGATTGGTATATCCTATTTTAAACGCATTTCCAGTATTGCTTTGCTGGTTTATCTGTGAAAAAAGGTTTAGATTCCTTTCTGAAAAAGCCACTTCGCCATATAATGTTTCATTTTTACCTAGCTGATATTCCAATCCACTTGTCAACATTCGTCTTTGAGAAGGTAACGGAACCGACTGTAAGGTATCATACCTTCCCTGCGGAACTCCATTTAGTGGAGGCACCCATTTATACACCTGTCCATTAAGTGTAGTACTGGACTTTATATAATTACCTTTCCCTTCTCCTACTTCACCAAACTGAATCTTATAAAGTTTATCTGAAGCAACAGTTGTATTTATATATACCGGATATGAT
This genomic stretch from Xanthocytophaga agilis harbors:
- a CDS encoding CCA tRNA nucleotidyltransferase, which gives rise to MNFAEIIYTNPILKRLSEIAQKTGIESYVVGGFVRDLLLDRPCKDIDVVCIGDGNGIHLAQKLSETVDNNTQISIFKNFGTAHVNVEDWDVEFVGARKESYQRDSRKPIVENGTLEDDQNRRDFTINALAISLNRRDLGALIDPFDGVGDLKRKMIRTPLTPDVTFSDDPLRMMRAIRFASQLSFDIDPDSFDAIQKMKDRIRIISQERIIDELNKIVLSSTPSYGFKLLYHCGLLQYIFPELVALQGVETQDGKGHKDNFYHTLQVLDNVSKNSNDLWLRWAAILHDIAKPATKRFDARVGWTFHGHEDAGARMVPNIFRRMKLPMNEKMRFVQKLVRLHLRPIALVKETITDSALRRLLFDSGEDLEALMMLCRADITSKNHEKVKKHIQNFNKVEQKLQEVEARDRIRNFQPVITGEIIMETFGLAPSREVGEIKTAIREAILDGKLRNDWDEAYSFMLSTGKKLGLSPVNN
- a CDS encoding aminotransferase class I/II-fold pyridoxal phosphate-dependent enzyme, which encodes MAHGTPEGLEYRGSIFDKCYAVTKADQLRNTGIYPYFRAIQESEGPEVIMEGRKIVMAGSNNYLGLTTHPQVKEAAIKAIEQYGTSSSGSRFLTGTLDLHNELEMKLAKFIGKEAALLFSTGYQTSQGVLFPLVGRSDYIFSDHENHASIVAGMLLARGALNAPVVRYHHNDMEDLEKRLQRVPAKAGKIIVTDGVFSTFGDIVPLDQLCSLAKKYHAQVLIDDAHSFGVLGEGGRGTANHYGLNHEVDLVFSTFSKTLASIGGFVAGEKRVIDYLKHESSAFMFSCSPSASATAAALAALHVLQTEPELIRKLHFNAKVIRTGLQQMGYDVPDGQTAIVPVLLYDDAKACQLWQGLYDEGIFVNVFIAPAIPPGRAMLRTSLMASLEGSHLSRILEAYKKIGKRLRII
- the radC gene encoding RadC family protein gives rise to the protein MIDPISTTKILSWAEEDRPREKLLLKGKAALSDAELIGILLGSGTVSLSAVDLAKQILSSVDNNLTSLAKLSIKDLEKFKGIGEAKAITIVAALELGRRRKDSELPQRQVITSSKDVFTIMHSHLLDLLHEEFWVVLLNRSNVVMKKVQISVGGVSGTVADPKLIFKTALENLASSIILVHNHPSGNLKPSQADKDLTHKLKEAGKYLEIPVLDHVIITEKSYFSFADEGIL
- a CDS encoding DUF1684 domain-containing protein; the encoded protein is MNAGKIYFFGVVAIVVLVLVYTFVFTGKKDSYISELIKFRVEKDEFFKESPDSPIQNKEVFTKLNYFPPDQAFRINADINLIKDTTRLRVGRTDGTTEYMIRYAYAIFQLGGKQHKLLLLKSSDDGDKNRLFLPFNDKTNGFDTYGGGRYLDIDWKEEKAKVVIDFNFAYNPFCTYNANYSCPIPPAQNFLDIPIKAGEKDFAKR
- a CDS encoding cold-shock protein, which encodes MQSGTVKFFNETKGFGFIKSDSSNEDIFVHVSGLIDEIKENDKVTFEVQQGRKGPNAVNVQLA
- a CDS encoding histidinol-phosphate transaminase, with product MLTSSINRRQWLKLGAMFTTGAALGTSLNASGMSQRKKFLADIPAIKARLSANENPFGPSEKAKKALMQAVPDSYLYPRESLMQLRKLIAQEEGVSEDSILLGAGSGGLLTGTALYFAFKAGSDSHILSGDPSYMQLVRAATQVGCGWEKVSLTKDYDYDYDSLSAKVTDKTSLVYICNPNNPTGIVSNSQKLMAFCESVSPKKPIFIDEAYIDYADDPKKTTMMECVRKGQNVLIARTFSKVHGFAGLRIGYLVAKPETIKEISKFTPGPSAISATSAQAALASYQDKEFIKYSIAKNNECKAFLYKVLKEQGYNYLPSATNFVFFPIKMDGKRFLEEMSKRGVSIRTEWQYAGQNWCRVSLGTMEQMKMFADAFKEIA
- the rpsT gene encoding 30S ribosomal protein S20 is translated as MANHKSAIKRIRANEAKRLRNRFQAKTTRTFIKKLRETKDAVEAQELYKKVASMLDKLAKKNIIHKNNASNKKSKLAKFVSGLAAA
- the hisC gene encoding histidinol-phosphate transaminase, yielding MSASFTRRDWLKASVALTAGAAFSGITPQEVAAATADFRRLRMSREAQIAADMPVIKARLFANENPWGPSEKVKNAITGALNDSYMYPFMAQRQFVQMIAKEEGITPDHIIVGAGSSEMLMAAAMYYSKKGGDIISADPTYDYLMEMAAGWGANWVKVPLTKDYTHDLDAMEKRVGSNTRLMYVCNPNNPTGTIVQTEKLRSFCESVSRKVPVFIDEAYIDYLGDIKQHSMVECVRKGQNVIVARTFSKVHGFAGLRVGYLIAKPEIIKELEKLYTGGMDMSSLSIQGAMVSYQDKEFPKQVVQKTTQSREFLYKTLKDEGYEYVPSYANFVIFPVKMDAKKFTEEMMKRGVGVRNWQFNNKQWCRISIGTMEQMQIFAQAFKEIS